The Caenorhabditis elegans chromosome II genome has a segment encoding these proteins:
- the F07H5.7 gene encoding Activin_recp domain-containing protein (Confirmed by transcript evidence), giving the protein MNYQFTKFPILLLWIHFGIARGDLIRTVYCANKCNDYLKVPEANIPKCEERHLKLNQCGTVISCSWADVELEKQRTIANATDDFVCCYDVVLKEKGDCDAQQAVVSSNKNTHRLHHPTDCFSQTPALFSIIAILLILLAAQSFYIMWTCAFQRRLYHQKVCQLEESTVTHSQGPLYPAKPVCETHLLSFEHLPN; this is encoded by the exons ATGAATTACCAATTCACTAAATTCCCAATTCTTTTGTTGTGGATACATTTTGGTATCGCACGCGGAGACCTGATTCGGACTGTGTACTGTGCCAACAAGTGCAACGATTACCTGAAAGTTCCGGAGGCAAACATTCCAAAATGTGAAGAGAGACATTTGAAGTTGAACCAATGTGGAACTG taataTCATGTTCGTGGGCGGATGTGGAGCTTGAGAAGCAACGAACAATTGCCAATGCAACTGATGACTTTGTTTGTTGCTACGATGTCGTGCTG aaagaaaaggGAGACTGTGATGCCCAACAAGCTGTCGTTTCCTCAAATAAG AACACGCACCGACTACATCATCCAACGGACTGTTTCTCACAGACTCCTGCTCTATTCAGCATCATTGCAATTTTACTGATCCTTTTAGCCGCACAG agcTTCTATATCATGTGGACTTGCGCTTTTCAACGTCGACTGTATCATCAAAAAGTGTGTCAACTAGAagaatctacagtaacccattcaCAAGGTCCCCTGTATCCAGCAAAGCCAGTCTGCGAGACACATCTTCTATCATTTGAACATCTACCAAATTGA